A stretch of Toxoplasma gondii ME49 chromosome V, whole genome shotgun sequence DNA encodes these proteins:
- a CDS encoding hypothetical protein (encoded by transcript TGME49_287170), whose translation MEDYRQRHRDAYERRVAEQKAREERERQAASQRNGSTEPAVAPSSCSSSNSQNPPQDSSHVCCPSSSAFSQPRSSLSSSSPSSSAALPSGSSPAAASSSHALGVVDSDRISAEEAASLEEARRLQRQFEAEMEGIRPPDDTYEETLISEDIHPSHRAWWERPSASPIRLSRAASMRSDGRRGQQPPSRQSPQDGEEDDAALARRLQEEEYSRHREMSPVPAIPSGGSPSRTLSAHTPPQGLASRGGNPASPFHMNVSPGRCVIDVDRESDSEVQVVSSRPNSPSPASPPHTRQGDTSAGSVSPWGFRGTSPALDASAGGLTPGSAAAYPAASPEAEVFAAAGIDIDSDEAIMQATIAQSLVDM comes from the exons ATGGAGGATTATCGCCAGCGTCATCGGGATGCGTACGAGCGCCGCGTGGCAGAGCAAAAGGCTCgtgaagaacgcgagagacaggcagcaTCTCAGCGAAACGGTTCGACAGAACCCGCTGTTGCTCCCTCCTCTTGTTCCTCCAGCAACTCACAGAACCCTCCGCAAGATTCCTCGCACGTCTGCTgtccctcctcctctgccttctcccagccgcgctcttctctgtcctcatcctcaccctcttcgtctgccgcgTTACCATCGGGGTCTTCTCCCGcggctgcgtcttcgtctcatGCACTTGGGGTGGTGGACTCGGACCGGATTTCtgcggaggaggcggcgtCCCTCGAGGAGGCCCGgcggctgcagagacagttcGAGGCGGAAATGGAGGGCATTCGACCGCCAGACGACACCTACGAGGAAACGCTGATTTCTGAGGACATCCATCCTTCCCACCGAGCCTGGTGGGAAAGACCTAGCGCCTCGCCGATTCGTCTGTCGCGCGCGGCGTCGATGAGAAGTGACGGTCGCAGAGGTCAACAGCCCCCGAGTCGACAGTCTCCTcaggacggcgaggaagacgacgccgCTCTCGCCAGACGACTTCAGGAAGAAGAATACAGCCGACATCGAGAG atgtCTCCTGTTCCAGCGATTCCTTCAGGAGGATCGCCTTCGCGGACGCTGTCTGCTCACACCCCACCTCAAGGTCTGGCGTCTCGTGGAGGGAATccagcgtctccttttcacATGAATGTTTCGCCCGGGAGGTGCGTGATCGACGTAGaccgagagagcgacagcgaggTGCAGgttgtctcttcgcgtccGAACTCACCCTCTCCGGCTTCTCCACCCCACACTCGCCAAGGAGACACTTCTGCCGGCTCGGTGTCTCCGTGGGGCTTTCGAGGGACCTCGCCTGCACTGGACGCGAGCGCAGGGGGTCTTACTCCGGGAAGTGCGGCAGCCTATCCAGCCGCCTCTCCAGAGGCGGAAGTTTTCGCCGCTGCTGGCATTGATATTGATTCCGAT GAGGCGATTATGCAAGCTACGATCGCACAGAGCCTCGTGGACATGTAG